One genomic window of Arachis hypogaea cultivar Tifrunner chromosome 8, arahy.Tifrunner.gnm2.J5K5, whole genome shotgun sequence includes the following:
- the LOC112705682 gene encoding uncharacterized protein, whose translation MLRVSSKLVPLLLQSVTSSHTHTHLISSYSTSRLFLSYSHLFPRRPMASLSALPHRLQYPTARRDDSIVEDYHGVKVADPYRWLEDPDAEEVKEFVEKQVQLTNSVLQQCETRSKLSEKITKLFDHPRYHAPFRRGDKYFYFHNSGLQPQDTLYVQDSLEGKPEVLLDPNALSEDGTISLNTLSISEDAKYLAYGLSSSGSDWVTIKVMRIADKNAEPDTLSWVKFSSISWTHDSKGFFYSRYPAPKDGEVVDAGTETNSNLYHELYYHFLGTDQSEDILCWRDPENPKYSFGGSVTDDGKYVLLYISEGCDPVNKLYYFDMSELPNGMESFRNKSTLLPFVKLIDNFDAQYHDIANDGTLFTFLTNKDAPKYKLVRVDLREPTVWSEVLQESENDVLESACAVNGNQLIVSYLSDVKYILQVRDLETGLLLHQLPIDIGTVDEVSARRKDSVVFISFTSFLTPRIIYQCDLRTNIPDMKIFREIVVPGFDRSEFQVKQVFVTSKDGTKIPIFIVAKKDIRLDGSHPCLLYGYGGFNISLTPYFAVSRIVLTRHLGTVFCIANIRGGGEYGEEWHKAGSLANKQNCFDDFISAAEYLVSTGYTQPRKLCIEGGSNGGLLIGACINQRPDLFGCALAHVGVMDMLRFHKFTIGHAWTTDYGCSDKEKEFHWLIKYSPLHNVRRPWEQQPDKSIQYPSTMLLTADHDDRVVPLHSLKLLATMQYVLCTSLENSPQTNPIIGRIDCKSGHGAGRPTQKMIDEAADRYSFMAKMLDAQWID comes from the exons ATGCTAAGAGTTTCTTCGAAACTTGTGCCGCTTCTTCTTCAGTCAGTTACTTCAAGTCACACTCACACGCACCTCATTTCTTCTTATTCTACTTCACGTCTCTTCCTCTCTTATTCTCACCTTTTTCCTCGGAGACCGATGGCCTCTCTCTCCGCCCTACCACACCGTCTCCAATATCCTACTGCTCGCAGAGACGACTCCATCGTTGAAGACTACCACGGCGTCAAGGTTGCCGATCCTTACCGATG GCTCGAAGATCCAGATGCGGAAGAAGTGAAGGAGTTTGTAGAGAAACAGGTGCAATTGACGAACTCGGTACTTCAGCAATGCGAAACTAGATCCAAACTTAGTGAAAAGATCACGAAGCTTTTTGATCATCCTCGTTATCATGCTCCGTTTAGGCGAGGTGATAAGTACTTTTACTTCCACAACTCAGGGCTTCAGCCTCAAGACACACTCTATGTGCAG GATAGCTTGGAGGGTAAACCTGAGGTTTTGCTTGATCCTAATGCGCTCAGCGAAGATGGAACCATCTCGTTGAACACGCTATCAATCAGTGAAGATGCTAAGTATTTGGCTTACGGACTTAGTTCAAGTGGTAGTGATTGGGTGACTATAAAAGTAATGCGTATTGCAGATAAGAATGCTGAGCCTGACACTTTGTCATGG GTCAAGTTTTCCTCTATTAGTTGGACACATGATAGCAAAGGTTTCTTTTATAGCCGATATCCAGCACCTAA GGATGGAGAAGTAGTAGATGCTGGGACTGAGACGAATTCTAATCTTTACCATGAGCTCTATTATCATTTCTTGGGTACAGATCAATCAGAAGATATTTTGTGTTGGAGAGATCCTGAAAACCCTAAAtattcatttggaggaagtgtcACTGATGATGGGAAG TATGTTCTCCTTTATATTTCAGAAGGCTGTGATCCAGTTAACAAACTTTACTACTTTGACATGTCTGAACTTCCCAATGGGATGGAAAGTTTTCGAAATAAAAGTACTCTGCTTCCATTTGTCAAGCTCATTGATAATTTTGATGCACAGTATCATGACATTGCGAATGATGGCACTCTGTTTACATTTTTAACTAATAAAGATGCTCCAAAATATAAACTAGTAAGGGTAGATTTGAGAGAACCAACTGTGTGGTCTGAGGTTCTCCAAGAGTCTGAAAATGATGTACTTGAGTCAGCTTGTGCTGTGAATGGTAATCAACTGATAGTGAGTTATTTGAGTGATGTGAAGTATATTCTTCAAGTAAGAGACCTAGAAACAGGCTTGTTGCTACATCAATTACCAATTGATATTGGCACTGTTGACGAAGTTTCTGCAAGGCGTAAAGATAGTGTGGTTTTCATAAGCTTTACAAGCTTCCTAACGCCAAGAATCATATATCAGTGTGACCTTAGAACAAATATACCTGATATGAAGATATTTCGTGAAATTGTTGTCCCTGGGTTTGATCGCTCTGAGTTTCAGGTCAAGCAG GTTTTTGTTACCAGTAAAGATGGGACAAAGATCCCAATATTCATTGTTGCCAAAAAGGATATTCGTTTGGATGGATCGCACCCTTGTTTGCTATATGGATATGGTGGTTTTAACATAAGTCTCACCCCATATTTCGCTGTTAGTCGTATAGTACTCACTAGACATTTAGGTACTGTTTTTTGCATTGCAAATATTCGTGGAGGTGGAGAATACGGGGAGGAATGGCATAAAGCAGGATCCCTTGCAAATAAGCAGAATTGCTTTGATGACTTCATCTCTGCAGCTGAGTATCTTGTGTCTACTGGTTATACCCAACCCCGAAAGTTATGCATTGAAGGTGGGAGTAATGGTGGTCTTCTTATTGGGGCTTGTATAAACCAG AGACCTGATCTTTTTGGTTGTGCACTGGCTCATGTTGGTGTTATGGATATGCTAAGGTTCCACAAATTTACCATAG GCCATGCTTGGACCACAGATTATGGTTGTTCAGACAAGGAGAAAGAGTTTCATTGGCTAATCAA GTACTCACCATTGCATAATGTGCGGCGGCCATGGGAACAGCAGCCTGATAAGTCAATTCAATACCCATCGACCATGCTGTTGACTGCTGATCATGATGATCGTGTTGTGCCATTGCACTCATTGAAGCTATTGGCG ACCATGCAGTATGTCCTGTGTACTAGCTTGGAGAATAGTCCGCAGACGAACCCGATAATTGGTCGCATTGACTGCAAGTCTGGACATGGAGCCGGTCGGCCAACACAGAAAATG ATAGATGAAGCTGCTGATCGGTACAGCTTCATGGCAAAAATGTTAGACGCGCAATGGATTGATTAG
- the LOC112705683 gene encoding enoyl-CoA hydratase 2, peroxisomal, whose product MAVSSEFDPSLALSHKFPDTSHSYTERDAALYALGVGACAWDAVDSDELKYVYHENGQEFIKVLPTFAALFTFNSMPNGFVIPGLEYDPRLLLHGQQYIELYKPLPSNCHVNHKVCLAGLHDKAKAAILEFETKSYEKESGDLLSVNRTTVYLRGAGGFSKSSKPFSYTNYPRNQVPTVKIPENKPFSVFEDRTQPSQALVYRLSGDYNPLHSDPMIAKVAGFSQPILHGLCTLGFAVRAIIKCICKGDQDKIKSISGRFLLHVYPGETLVTEMWLEGSGVIYRTLVKERKRTVLSGYVELRGLTSSL is encoded by the exons ATGGCGGTTTCTTCCGAATTCGATCCTTCGCTTGCGCTTTCTCACAAGTTCCCCGAT ACTTCGCACTCTTATACCGAAAG AGATGCAGCGCTTTATGCATTAGGCGTTGGAGCTTGTGCCTGGGATGCTGTGGATTCAGATGAGCTTAAATATGTTTATCATGAAAACGGACAGGAGTTTATTAAG GTCTTACCTACATTTGCTGCTCTATTTACATTTAATTCCATGCCGAATGGTTTTGTTATCCCTGGCTTGGA ATATGATCCACGCCTTCTGCTGCATGGACAACAATACATAGAGTTGTACAAACCATTACCTTCCAACTGTCAT GTAAACCATAAAGTCTGTCTTGCAGGATTACATGATAAAG CTAAAGCGGCAATTTTGGAGTTTGAAACAAAAAGTTATGAGAAAGAGTCAGGTGACTTACTAAGCGTGAACAG GACAACTGTGTATCTGCGTGGTGCTGGTGGCTTCTCAAAGTCATCTAAACCATTTTCTTACACAAACTACCCTCGCAACCAGGTTCCAACTGTGAAAATTCCTGAAAATAAACCTTTTTCGGTGTTTGAGGATCGTACTCAACCATCTCAG GCATTGGTATATAGGCTATCCGGTGACTACAACCCTCTGCATTCAGATCCAATGATTGCAAAGGTTGCTGG ATTCTCGCAGCCGATATTGCATGGTTTATGCACATTAGGATTTGCAGTTAGAGCAATCATAAAATGCATATGCAAAGGGGATCAAGACAAAATAAAAAGCATATCAGGCCGTTTTCTCCTCCATGTCTATCCCGGTGAAACTCTAGTTACTGAGATGTGGCTTGAAGGCTCGGG GGTTATATATCGGACCTTGGTGAAAGAGCGAAAGCGCACAGTCCTTTCTGGCTACGTTGAACTGCGTGGATTGACATCGTCACTGTAA